The DNA region TGTTCTCTCTAAAATTAACCTCATTCCACCAAACACAGCCCATCAAAAGtaatttgtttgcaaaataagCCTGGTCAATTGACCACACTCAGAGTCTCACCATGCAATGAGACTCCTCCAAACTGACTGAGGGAGAACTCCTTGGGAGTCTCAGACAGAATTCCCAAAAGGCCCCTGGAAGCCAGCGAAGCCATGCAAAGGCCTGCTCTCAGGCTATACGTGATGGATTTCTCAGTCCCCAAAATATTAAGATTCCTGCACATGCCCGGAGATAGTCTCTATCACCACCTGAGAAGGCTGCTCAGAACCTAAGGATCTCTAACTTCTGGAGGGACAGGTagagatgaaaaatgttttaattctaCCCACAGGTGTAGTTTACCAAATGACTGTAAATCATACCCAACTTGAGTGAAAGGGCTTCTTCATATCTGAAAAACACAGATCAAAAACAGTAACATTCCAGACAAAACCCATAAATGGTATAACCATATTTACCAGGTCATTCAGTAACCAGTCTTTCTGTTAACTTTTTATGAAGACATCAGGTCTTCTATTAGGATTCTTCAAGTTCTTACCTAGTTCAACAGTATCCcgtgaaagttgcccagttgtgtgcgactctttgcaaccccatggactagagtccatggaattgtccaggccagaatactggagtgggtagcctttcccttctccaggggattttcccaacccagggatcgaatccaggtctcctgcactgcaggtggattctttgccagctgagccacagggaagcccaagaatactggagtgagtagcctatcccttctccagcagatcttcctgagccaggaattgaaccagggtctcctgcattgcaggcagattctttaccaactgagctatcagttcaGCAGTATAAGATGAAATTTATCAGACCTGTTATGGTCAAGAGGCTCTTCCTACGAATCTTCTTGAAGATGAAGCATTTTTTGCTAAAACATCAGAGTACAGCAATAACAAATGtctaaagtcttttaaaaaggcaCAAATGATCACAATGTGATGGATAAAGAAACTTGGTTACAAGAATTATGACTAATTATAATCTTAGCCCTTGAGAATCTTAatctctggcaaaaaaaaaaaaaaacaagaagcaagTAATCATGCACTTTCTGACTGGAAAACTTAATGTTAATCTTCCTCTCCTAAGCAAACAAAGATAGGTAAACTTAGACTTGCCCAGTAATTAATACTTCAATATTTTATCCTGTTTGAAATGACTCATGAATTCTCTTCTTTCAACTTCATTTTCAAAGTCACCAAAATCTAGGGAGACTATTTTAGGTAGACATTcccaaaatataattatttctacAGAGTTTACCTAaaagctttttttcccttctttaccCTTAGAGGTCATGTAAGATTAAAGTTCCAGAGAGCCCAGATAGATTATTTACATCTCAGAGGCACAAGAGAAATACCAAATACTTCTTGAAAGATAGGTTTGCCAATGACAAAAGGCTCACTCTGATACAATAGCAGAGCCATTAGAGGCCATTGCTCTCCAGATCTCTTGGTGGCCCCCCTTCAGCAAGGACAGACACCCCAGGATTACCCCTGCAACTTTCAGGCCCCACAGGGACAGTCCCCTCATGGACAGTCCCTGCAGCTTTCCATTCCCCATCCTGTGTTTTCCAACATCTTGACACTAGTGGGAGTTTCTTCAGTTTCTTGATTGGCTCCACCAGTTTCTGGACTGCACACTCAGGCCTACAAGGCCCGTGTTTGCCCAGCTTCAAGACTGAACAGGCTGGAGTCAGCAACAGAGAACCAATGGTTTAATGGATGGGGGAGTTTACAGGCCTGAAGCAAGTTTCTGGAGAGATACCCCACTGTGTGCAGTGGACAGTGGGCAGGACATGGTGGCAGGCTTTGCTCCAGAATTAGACTTTTAAAGAATTACTTTTGTAGACATTGCAACTCCAAGTCCAGGGAACTTACAAAACCAATTTTATTAGAAACAGCATTTACAAGGATAACTATTTGGTGCAGTGTTGTAACTGATTTAATGcagtcagaaagaaagaacactttttccttattttgctGAAGTTAGAAGAGCCTACAGTTTCAAGTCAAGAGGATGAAATTCCATGTGCAAGCACagacaggagaaagaaaaagtcacaaCTTATAATATGGGAGAAGGGGAGTAGAATAGGACTAGTAATAAGTGGAATATCAGTCATGTaatgttttaaatttccattaGTTGTACAAATGTTTTGTGGTTATTTTTTAGActagaaacatttttcaaatgttttgtatggacagaaaaataagaaatgcattGGCGTTATTAagtagcagggcttccctggtggcttagatggtgaagaatctgcctgcaatgtgggaggcctgggttcgatccctgggtcagaaggatcccctggagaagggaatagctacccactccagtattctggtctggagaattccatggtcagaggagcctggtgagctgtagtccatggggtcacaaagagtcggacatgactgagcaactaacactaacactatTAAGTATGTGTTTTAGTTAGAAGAATAATTCTGTGGCTATGTTAGTCTGCTTAGGCTGTAagaacaaaatgccacagactgagtggcttaaaggacagaaatttatttcacaaAGTTCTAGATGCTGGGAATCTAAGATCGTGGTGTCAGTAGGAGTTGTTTCATCTTGGAGCCTCTTGACTTGGAACTGGCCACCATCTCCCTCTGGGTTCACATGACCTCATGTTTGTGTgtgaacagagaaagagacagaaagagctcTTGCGTGTCTCTTATAAGCTCTCCAATCTTAGGAGATCAAGACCCCAtcctatgacctcatttaaccttaatgacTTCCTTACAAATCTACAAATACATCCACACTAAATGTTAAGGGCTTCAATCTGTCAATTTTggaaggacacaaacattcagtccttaAGACTGGCCcaccaaaatataaaagtaaagggGGACATTATAGTTCAAGAATATACTTGACTCAAAATTTAAGTTGATATGTTATAGAACATTAAGTAGAGCAGAGTTGAGAAGTTCCTCTGTAAAGACTGTATTTTTCCTAGTTCTATTTACTTAATGACCCGTGTGCACCTTTAGAAGCAGATTTTGGTCTCTAATGCTCtcagtgaaagagaaaatggctctagttttgttttatattggctTATAATTTCTTTGTAAAGTGACAATCAATGCTTACTATCATGATTAAAGCTTGATCTGGGATATTCTGAGGACAAAATAAATGGAACTTACAATTTTAAAGGATTAAATAATTGTACAGTGCTCTATGTTCTGCCAAAAATTATTAAGACCCACTGAGTTTTTGTCTGAACTATCTTGGGAACCTCTCAAGTCCTGGATCACTGCAACACAGAGAAATGTCAAGAATTCTGGAAACAAGAATTCTGCTTCTAATGTGGTCAAGTAGTCCCAACCAGACCACCCTTCTGCAGATTAACTATAGATCCtggacaaattttttaaaaaatacactatgAGGGTCCAGACTTAGAAGAAACAACGGCCACTGGACGAATGTGTTGTTTTTATGGCTTTTAGCCAAAGGGCAGGTCACAGTCTGGGCTGTGCAGGGTGATTAAAGCTCCTTTAGAAAACCTCTATCCTGGTTGGAAGAATCAGAGTCAGAATTTGGGACAATAGCTGTCAGAAGTAGTGTGGGGAGGAATCCCTAAAAGGAGAGAGCCAGAGAGGGAAGTTCCAGATTCTGTATGTCAGCTCTGCCCAAATCTCTAGCTGACCCATGAATGGAAAAGACAAGTTTCCTCCAATACCAGTCAGATTGCCACCCATGGATACTGACAGAGCAAATCGCCTCATCCTGTTTTGGTTTGGGATTCTTCTTAAACGTCACGCTGCCACAGAATATGTAGCTGTTGATTCGCTCTGGATGCCAGACAGACAAGAATGTTGTATAAGATAGCCGCCTTCATGGTGGTTGGATGGATCCCAAACACAATGTTCCTTTCCAGACCTGAGAATCTTCGGACACTGTCCAACACCATGTGATCACCCCCCACGTCACTTGCATTGGTGAGACACACTATCCCTTTCTTCCTCATTGCTTTCACGAGCTCCTGCCGGTATTTCTCCACATCTCTTGCAGTGCTGACAAGCACAGCAACATCCTTGGGAGAATAGCCCCTTTCAAAGAGAAGCTTGCACGTGTCTGCCACATGCATCACTATTGCATTCAGAGTTAAGTTCTTCTTAATATTTAAGGTTCCCTGAACATCCCAAGCCCATTTAGCTTCAAGACACATCTTCAGGGGCTCATGAGGGATGTTACGTGGAGGATTTTTCCTGACCCTCTGCAATACACGTTGTAGGTATCCGGCTATTTGACCTGCATTGCGTACCACTCTGGTGAGCTCTTCCCTTGGATACTGGGCTGAGAGAGCAGGGAGGCCGATGCACTCCACGTGGCTGGTCTGAAAGTAGTCCAGAAAGATCCACAGAATTCTTGGGCAATCCGTGTCTCTCTGAGTTATGGTTTTCGCCTTTCTATACCAATCCCCATCTTCAGCGCGGAAATTCTGAGCTTCATCGATGATGATGTGTTGAATGTGTGTAAAGTCATATTTCATGAAGCTCTTCCGGGTCACTGCCTGGCAGATATCTTTGTCCCTGTGAAAAAAGAGATACATCCGGTTTTCCCTTGAGTCAGTAAAGGAGGAAAATGATCATACTCCTACAaacatgtggagaaggaaatggcaacccactccagggttcttgcctggagaattccagggagacGGCAGCCcaaggctccccggtccctgggattctctaggcaagaaccctggagtgggttgccatttccttctccaatgcatgaaagtgaaaagtgaaagtgaagtcactcagtcgtgtccgactcctagctaccccatggactgcagccaaccaggctcctccgttcatgggattttccaggcaagagtactggagtggggtgccattgccttctctgcaacttagcagcagctacAAACATGGTATTCTTGCCACAGATCATTTTACCATCTTACTCTCAAGAAACAAGCTGATTCAGGTTGTCGGGGATGTGGAGTGAATTTAGACAGAACCTCATTTGCTGACAATAAGATCCagctgctgggacttccctggccgtccaatGATTAGAACTCGGCCCTTTTGGTGcaatgggcctgggttcaatcccattAAGCGGTGTGGTacggcccaaaaaaaaaaaaaaaaaaagatccaactGCTTACCCGATAAAATTCTTCAAAGGCTCGTTCTCACAAATGTAGAGAATTTCATTCGTGTTACAGTGAAATGTGTTCCTGATCTTCTCCATGATCTTTATGGCCATGATCGTCTTCCCTGAGCCAGGTAAGCCATGGATAAACAACTCTTTGCTCTTGCGCAGGTTTTTTGAGAAGATCTTATACTGCTTGGCTGTGAGCAGATTTAAAACCTCACAGCCGAGCTGGTCACTCAAGAGAGACCGGAAGCCAAGCAAGACGATCACAAGCGACTGCAGCAAAGCTTCCATTTGCTGAGTGTCTGCTAGGTGATAGGAACTGGGGTAATCAATCACAGAGCCTGAACCTGCCGAGGACTCTGCACTGCTCTCGGGACTCAGGTGGAGGACCTTGGTCGTGATACACAGATTTTCAGTGTAGCCTCCCATGTTCACCAACTTCTGCTTCAGCGTGAACGCCACGCGAGTGCAATAGGACTGCCCCTCTGCGTCTTGCTCCCTGAGGACGGTGTAGAGAATGGGAGGACTGTTCTGCGCTATCAGCAGAGCATCGCAGATGACTCCTGGCTTCTCTTCCAAGTTCAGGTCCACAGCCCAGCTTGTAGAAAGGATTAAAGTTCCCTGGGAGAATGGCTCTATTTGCCTATGTATTAATTCCTCCAAACCTTCATTCTGCAAGAACAGTTCCTTCTGGAGAGATTCAGGGGTGTATTTCAGACATCCTGGTGTCACTAGATATGGAAAAGATTATACATTTAATGGCATAGGCCACATTTTTATGATTAATTGTAATTAATCAAAATTGCTAAATACTTATACTTAAATTGTAATgttattaattattataaattacatattttatatacattcttttgccaatattattatattacagtgaagaaaaagaagccTTGATAGTCTGGCACACTTCAGCTAAGCCTATGTGCTTATTATGTTTATGACCCTGGTAAATTTCTTAACCTAAGactgttccctcatctgtaaaacgaaCAGAAATCCATGTTTACAAAAATAGCACATCTCTTatggtgagaaataaatgaaatggcatAAAGTATGTGCTCATTGTAGCTGGTTGAGAAGTTATTCTTTCCCTTGCTACTCTTAAAGCACCTGAATCTCAAAATGCCCCTGAACAGTCCCCACTGATGGAAGTAGGAAGAACCCTTCCAAGAAGAAGGTGGTCATTAAATATCAGTGGAGAAGATGGAGCTATGAGAACTTTGCTAGAGGGAAACTCCATGCAGCCCTGCACTGGGAGATGCTGAGATCAGACTCTGAGATAACTCTCCTGAAGCATCACTCCCTTACAGATCTATGTAAGACTGCATCCATAACAAAGAGTCTTCCCTTTGACATGAGGGAGCAGGGATCAGTGTTGTGACATGAAAATAAACTTTGCCTTTTAGGGTTTTAAACTTATGTCAACGATCATTTGTTCCCaagaggtggggggaggaatGAAGAGACTGTTGTCGTTCTGTGGTGGTGGCATCAGATCACATGCTAGAATCTGGATCTGTAGTGTTGATTTCCAGTGAAATGACCCATATTGCATTGGTGGTTGTTTATTGTTCCTTGCCGTGGTACTTTCTCACTGGTATCAGATGTTTGCTTAACTTGGTTTTGCCTGTAACCCGGGTGGTGGTAAGTAGGAGATGGAATCTATGATGAGACACATCTGGATTTTGGAGATGTAAAAGGtgggaggagggcttccctggtgactcccagtggtaaagaaccctcctgccaatgcagaagacacgggttcaatccctgactcaggaagatccgATATGCTGcacagcagctaagcccatgcatcacgaccgctgagcctgtgctctagaggctgggagccacagctactgaacccacatgccacaaccacagaagcctgagcacctagaGCCTTTGCTCCAGGATGAAAGAAGTGcccacgatgagaagcccatgcactgccactagagagtggccctcactagccacaactagagaaaagcctgagcagcagcaagacccatcacagccaaaagtaaataaataaatatttaaaagatgggGGAAACATGCATCTTTGGATGGACAGAAGATATAAGGATATGTTTAAACATGCAGCTTTAGAAACCAAACAGGAAGTATAAAATAAGaagtataaaataagaaaacacaccATTTGTTGATTATACCTGGGAGTTGACATGCATCTATGATTCTCACAATTTTGCAAGGCAGATATACTGACTGTTGTCTTTTTCGTATGAGTAAATAGGAACTCAAACAGGTCAAGtgcctggcccaaggtcacaccactGGGAAGTGGCAGAGCCGTGGGCTGGACCCGGTACTGTCTCAGATACCAGACCCTCTCGCGGTCTCTACTGCACAGCCCTGCAAGCCACACAGACTACGCCTGCTGCTAAGTGGAGCATGTCACTAAAGCATTTGATGTTCATAGCACCTCCTTATCACCAAATAGCTCgtatttttaattacataatGGGATATGCTTCCCAAGGAAATTATGTGGAGACAATGTgtccctttcatttctttgatattCTACTTGGCACTTAATCAATGATAGGGGCCAGACTAAATGTCAATAAAAGGCCAACCACTTCATGTGCACCAGAGGAGTTACCACTGTCCATGTGACTTGGGGTCTCTGTGCCTTTGTGCAGGTGTGCCCTGAGACTCGAATGCCCTCCTCTACTTTTGAAAGttaaagtggctcagtcgtgtccaactctttgcgaccccatggactgtagtgtccatggaattctccaggccagaatactggagtgggtagctgttcccttctccatggtttcttcccaacccagggatcgaacccaggtctcccatattgcaggcggattccttggTTGGGGTGTTAGATCCCACATGGTACAACAAAGGTGGAagattctgtgtgccacaactaagacctggctggatcttagaaaaagcaagagaattccaaaaaaacctCTACTTTTGACATCTCAGTCCTTCCAGTCCTTccagaagccccatgtttgttcTCTCCTCAGGGTTCTCACAGAACTTCATATCCATACTAAGCACTAATCTCACCATGGATCTAGGGAAAtcttttgtgtttgtgtatgtgtgtgaatgcgttttttttcatttatgttaggGAGTCCCTGGTGGCCCGGTGGGTAAGACTGGGCACTCCCaacgcaggaggcccaggttcaatccctggttggggaactagatcctgcaagcataccacaactaaaagtCCACACGCTGCAACCCagtgcagcctaaataaataaaattttttttttttttttttttttttagggaaggaggagaggcatTTATTCCTTCATGGTCAAGCATAGCCCCACGCTGTTAATCCTCTTCATTTCTGGTTTTCCATGGATGGAAGGTGAGGGATGCCTGCAAATACCCCATGCTGTGGCCtcgactgtatgtagcccgccaggctcctctgtccatgggattttccaggcaagaatactggagtgggtagccatttccttaaataaaattttttttaaatgtattaatttatttttggttgcattgagtcttcattgctgggaacaggtttttctctagttgcagaggctactctctagctgtggtaggCCGGCTTCTTATTTTGATGGcatctctggttgcagagcacaagctctaggcatACAGGCTTCAGCAGTCGTGGAGCGTGGGgtcagttgctccgtggcatgtggaagcttcccaaacaagggatcgaacctaagtccTCTTtgtcagcaggtggattcttaaccactgtaccaccggggaagtccaataagtaaacattttaagAGTATtctagagtatagttgattaacaacgtgttagtttcaggtgcacagcaaagtgattcttttACACAAATATACACGTGTCTAGtggctattctttttcaaaacctTCTCCTATTTAGGCCGTTACAcaatattaagcagagttccctgtgctatacagtagatgaGCTAGGAAAGTCGTTAAACACGGAGCCCTGAAGTATCTGGACTGATGCTTTTTCCAACTACAGGAAATCAGGTGAGGGCACCTAACAGTTTAGGACACCAGGATGGAGGTCGTTCGGGGCTGGCTGAATCTGATCCAGTACTCTCACCCCTGACTTTCTCTAGTACCCATATGCCAGGCACAGACAAAACTCCAGAGAGTCATTACATTTCTTTCAAGAAACATTTATACTGTTTAATCTGAAGCTAAACTATTGTCGATCAATAGTGGATTTCCCTATCCACAGAATCTGGACTCCCGCTGCAAAACCGAAACGGAACTGATTATTTACCATGTTGAGAGTTTAGAATCTAATAATAGCAGACTCTGAAAAATGACAATTTGCCTTAAAAAATAGTTCTAACTAGGTAATACATCCCCATAGTCCAAATGCCAAAGCACTTCTACTCCTGTTTgctcttttcctccctcttcaACTCCATCCTACTCCCCTAacacagaccttttttttttttttttgccagttccTCACCTATTCTTCCAAAACTTCTTCGAGCAAATACAAGCAAATATTTCCCCCTTTTGTTCAGCCCTCACATCTTTTTGTCCAGCAATATGTGTGGGAGATCTTTCTATACAAGTGCCAAGAACTgccttatttttttcccacatttGTCTAACATGCCATCTTATGGATGTGACACAAGTCCCTGTTGATGGATTCTTGTGTGTTTGCTccaacttttttaaaataaatatttatttacctagCTGTGTAGGGTCctagatgcagcatgtgggaccttccatTGCAAACCACGGATTCtccagttgctccatggcatgtgaaatcccggttccccgaccagagatggaacttgCAACCCCAGTGCTACAAGGCAGgctttcaaccactggaccgctaagGAAGTCCCTGCCTCAACTTGTTGCCATTACAAGAATATTACAATGTGTGCACGCTCATTCACTcggtcctcagtcgtgtctgactctctgcgaccctatggactgtagtctgccgggctcctctgtctatgggatttcccaggcaagaatgctggagtgtgtggccatttcctcctacaggggatcttccctacacagggatcaaaccacatcttctgcattggccggcagattctttaccactgagccatctgggaagcccattacaaTGAGTAACCTTGTACATAGTCTTGGACATTTAGTGTGCACACAggtatatataaagtataaactCCCAGGAACTCTCTGGAAGTCCAGTGATTTTAGACTCAGCactctcactgccgagggcctggattggatccctagtcagggaactaagatcccacaagccatgtggtatggccaaaataataataaatttaaaagtcccagcagtgggattactgggtaaAAGGGTAAATGCATCTGTCCTTCcgatagatattgccaaattgtcCTCCATAGTTGTACCAATATGTATCCCTGCCAGTAATGAATGGGAAGACTTGCATAGCATCGCATACAAATGCCGAGAAATAGCAGTATAGCATACAAATGAtaatatcagattttttttacaATCCAGTAGATACAAATGATAGCTTGTTTAAATTTACATCTCTTATTTTGATTACGATTAGGAATCTTTCCAAATGTTTGAAAGCCATTTGAATTTTGTGTGCTCTGAACTATGTTAGTTGATTTTTCTGTTAAGTTGTTCTTTATCCTTATCAACTTTTGGAAGCTCTTTATATATTAGAGACATTGGCCCTCTGTAATATCAGTTGCAAACATTTTTCCTAGTTGGTCAATGGCCCTTTGACTTTGTACCTAGTTGTTTTAGCCATGCACACtgcttatttttaatgtaatcatGTATGTCAGTATACAGTCACGGCTTCTGGATTTTGAATCTTGAATGTTCTAATCCTCATGCCAAAAGCATAAAGCCATTTATGAATGTATTCTTCCAGAACACTtatggctttgattttttttaaattcttgattGATTTAGAGCTTATGTTGGTATATAGTATCAAtcatgcatctttttaaaaataaattatcaccCAGTTATCCCAATGTCTCTTTATTGAAACATCCCCATTCTTCTCCCTTAGTTGAGAGACCAGTTCCATCACGAACTAAATTCTGATATGTGTTTGCATCTATTTTCAGATCTTCTATTCTGTACCCTTGATCTAATTATATGTCAATATAACTCTGTTTTTATTTGAGGCTTTATAATGATTTCATATCTGGAGTGCCcttctttttgctcttctttttcagatttttatttcctgGCTCTTCTTACTTATTTTTTCACTGGAACTTTAAGTTCCAATGAAGTTAAGTTAATCTCCAGATTAAGTTAATctcttgggttttttaaaattgataccTAAGTTTATAAAATAACTTAGAGAAAATTGACAACTTTCTTCCCTTCAAAAATATAACatgtgtttccattttatttttcttctgtgtccttcaatattatttaaaatttttctcagatTGGCTTATCTtagatattttaactttttgttgCTATTGAAAATTGGGTATTTTCTTTGATTGTTTGTTATATTAGGAAACTGAATTTTTGTGATATTAATTCTGACTTCATATAATGCTATTAATACAACTATTGGTATTCAGTCCATATTCTTCTATTGTTTATAATAGGTTTTCATTGGATTCTCTTGAATATGGTCCTATGTTCTTCAGTTTTTGTCCCTCTAATTTCTTTCTCCTATCTAATGGCATTGGCTAATTAACACTGCACAAAAGTTGTAGTAGTGCACATAATGGTTTTGTCCCCAAATTTAATAGAATGCTTCTCATATCTCCCTATTAGCATAATGGTCTTTGGTGGATATTGATAGATATAGACATCAatacatagatataaatataatgttaaaGAAGTATCTATGGGCTCCTATTTTATTgtcttctaaaaattaaaatgtatattcatgcttttcaaatgctttttcagtATATAAGAGGACAATCATAAAATTTTCTGCATGAAGAAATGGTGGATTATAATTAGAAATTATGGATTATAATAATTACTCTCTTAATGTTGATCCATCCTTTCATTTCTGGAGTTCTGTGTTTGCATTTTCATTCATAAGGAAGATTAGTCTGAGTTTTCCTTTTGTATGCTGTCTCTGTCAAGTTTTACAATTACTGTTACTCCCATTTAAAATAACCTGGGAATCTTCCCTTTTTATATGACTCTGGAATAATTTGAATAGTGTTGAAACTGTCTGTT from Cervus canadensis isolate Bull #8, Minnesota chromosome 1, ASM1932006v1, whole genome shotgun sequence includes:
- the LOC122449451 gene encoding schlafen family member 11-like produces the protein MEKHYSRLAIKSSYSDLVINVGKVTLGESNRKKLQKVQREKEKAKVIQAACALLNSGGGVIQLEMANNDENLVEMGLDLEEALRTLILFSNLQAFFKTKQQGKCYYIFVKSWSTDAFPEDISVKPRICSLSSSLYCRSGTSVFLMDSGKASSFLKTKKTNAKSSGKEPFGEISKVIHPDLHDVDPTYCVLQKDHFEHGEVMPFPESQFIEFKQFATKHIEQYTKDTILEYIPAFANTEGGYLVIGVDDKSRKVRGCAKENVDRDSLKKKIEEAIQKLSCVHFCQCQCQIDFTVKILDVLDKGELYGYACVIGVKQFCGAVFSGVPSSWMVKDKEVCSLTTEEWLSMMMDTDPDLRQLCKDFESQLSLSNSPPQSRPVYSKKGLEHKKDLQQRLFPVTPGCLKYTPESLQKELFLQNEGLEELIHRQIEPFSQGTLILSTSWAVDLNLEEKPGVICDALLIAQNSPPILYTVLREQDAEGQSYCTRVAFTLKQKLVNMGGYTENLCITTKVLHLSPESSAESSAGSGSVIDYPSSYHLADTQQMEALLQSLVIVLLGFRSLLSDQLGCEVLNLLTAKQYKIFSKNLRKSKELFIHGLPGSGKTIMAIKIMEKIRNTFHCNTNEILYICENEPLKNFIGDKDICQAVTRKSFMKYDFTHIQHIIIDEAQNFRAEDGDWYRKAKTITQRDTDCPRILWIFLDYFQTSHVECIGLPALSAQYPREELTRVVRNAGQIAGYLQRVLQRVRKNPPRNIPHEPLKMCLEAKWAWDVQGTLNIKKNLTLNAIVMHVADTCKLLFERGYSPKDVAVLVSTARDVEKYRQELVKAMRKKGIVCLTNASDVGGDHMVLDSVRRFSGLERNIVFGIHPTTMKAAILYNILVCLASRANQQLHILWQRDV